The following coding sequences lie in one Miscanthus floridulus cultivar M001 chromosome 9, ASM1932011v1, whole genome shotgun sequence genomic window:
- the LOC136484068 gene encoding vacuole membrane protein KMS1-like isoform X1, translating to MGRRKMSAAAPPSRSWSNVGGSVIPELRAKHKMDLENLTLTKQPLRTLHLFLLAVLQYLKRLAKYILSKGSLFFLLIVLVVAPGILLTISDGVHKKHVQEFLNYAKFVLWWVSLGVASSIGLGSGLHTFVLYLGPHIALFTIKAVQCGRIDLKMAPYDTIQLKVGPSWLDKKCSEFGPPVYPASAHSVRIPVFDLLPQIQLEAVLWGIGTALGELPPYFISRAARLSGNKSKAVKELDVATSKEDGTVASSLNRTKRWLLSHSQHLNFFSILILASVPNPLFDLAGIMCGQFGVPFWEFFFATLIGKAIIKTHIQTLFIVSLCNNQLLYLMEKELIWIFGHIPGLSATLPSVIAKLNTAKDKYLSPPTPVSPSSQMEEKQWNFSFTLVWNSIVWLVLLNFFIKIITSTAQDYLKKQQDMEMECISDFPTLEQN from the exons ATGGGGCGCCGGAAGATGTCCGCGGCGGCACCACCGTCACGGAGCTGGTCCAACGTCGGCGGGAGCGTCATCCCCG AACTCCGGGCAAAACACAAAATGGACTTGGAGAATTTGACGCTCACAAAACAACCACTCAGAACATTACATCTTTTCCTGTTAGCCGTGTTACAATACTTGAAAAGATTAGCAAAATATATCCTGAGCAAGGGTAGTTTGTTCTTTCTCTTAATTGTTTTGGTGGTAGCTCCTGGAATCTTACTCACTATTTCAGATGGCGTGCATAAGAAG CATGTGCAGGAGTTCCTTAATTATGCTAAATTTGTGTTGTGGTGGGTTTCATTAGGTGTGGCTTCGTCAATTGGACTAG GTTCTGGTTTGCATACATTTGTGCTGTACCTAGGTCCTCATATTGCTCTGTTCACTATTAAAGCTGTTCAGTGTGGTCGAATTGATTTGAAAATGGCTCCATATGATACCATACAGCTTAAGGTTGGACCGTCATGGCTTGACAAGAAATGTTCAGAATTTGGACCGCCTGTGTATCCAGCATCAGCTCATTCTGTTAGGATCCCAGTCTTTGACTTACTACCGCAGATACAGTTGGAAGCAGTTCTTTGGGGCATTGGGACTGCACTTGGCGAGCTTCCCCCTTATTTTATATCACGAGCAG CTCGCTTATCAGGAAACAAGTCAAAAGCTGTTAAGGAGCTTGATGTCGCTACTTCCAAAGAAGATGGGACAGTAGCATCCAGTCTTAATCGTACCAAGCGTTGGCTTCTTTCTCACTCTCAACATCTCAACTTCTTCTCTATCTTGATACTTGCTTCG GTTCCGAACCCACTCTTTGACCTTGCTGGTATTATGTGTGGCCAATTCGGTGTACCTTTCTGGGAGTTTTTTTTTGCAACTTTGATTGGGAAGGCCATCATCAAGACTCATATTCAG ACACTGTTTATTGTGTCCTTATGCAACAACCAGCTCCTGTATCTTATGGAAAAGGAGTTAATCTGGATATTTGGTCACATTCCTGGGCTTTCTGCTACCCTGCCATCTGTGATTGCCAAACTCAATACTGCCAAGGACAAGTATCTATCACCACCAACACCAGTCTCGCCGTCCTCACAAATGGAG GAGAAACAGTGGAATTTCTCTTTTACATTGGTTTGGAACTCTATAGTGTGGCTTGTGCTTCTCAACTTCTTCATTAAGATAATCACGTCTACAGCACAGGATTATCTCAAAAAGCAGCAGGATATGGAGATGGAATGTATTTCTGATTTCCCGACCCTGGAACAAAACTAA
- the LOC136484068 gene encoding vacuole membrane protein KMS1-like isoform X2 has protein sequence MGRRKMSAAAPPSRSWSNVGGSVIPELRAKHKMDLENLTLTKQPLRTLHLFLLAVLQYLKRLAKYILSKGSLFFLLIVLVVAPGILLTISDGVHKKHVQEFLNYAKFVLWWVSLGVASSIGLGSGLHTFVLYLGPHIALFTIKAVQCGRIDLKMAPYDTIQLKVGPSWLDKKCSEFGPPVYPASAHSVRIPVFDLLPQIQLEAVLWGIGTALGELPPYFISRAARLSGNKSKAVKELDVATSKEDGTVASSLNRTKRWLLSHSQHLNFFSILILASTLFIVSLCNNQLLYLMEKELIWIFGHIPGLSATLPSVIAKLNTAKDKYLSPPTPVSPSSQMEEKQWNFSFTLVWNSIVWLVLLNFFIKIITSTAQDYLKKQQDMEMECISDFPTLEQN, from the exons ATGGGGCGCCGGAAGATGTCCGCGGCGGCACCACCGTCACGGAGCTGGTCCAACGTCGGCGGGAGCGTCATCCCCG AACTCCGGGCAAAACACAAAATGGACTTGGAGAATTTGACGCTCACAAAACAACCACTCAGAACATTACATCTTTTCCTGTTAGCCGTGTTACAATACTTGAAAAGATTAGCAAAATATATCCTGAGCAAGGGTAGTTTGTTCTTTCTCTTAATTGTTTTGGTGGTAGCTCCTGGAATCTTACTCACTATTTCAGATGGCGTGCATAAGAAG CATGTGCAGGAGTTCCTTAATTATGCTAAATTTGTGTTGTGGTGGGTTTCATTAGGTGTGGCTTCGTCAATTGGACTAG GTTCTGGTTTGCATACATTTGTGCTGTACCTAGGTCCTCATATTGCTCTGTTCACTATTAAAGCTGTTCAGTGTGGTCGAATTGATTTGAAAATGGCTCCATATGATACCATACAGCTTAAGGTTGGACCGTCATGGCTTGACAAGAAATGTTCAGAATTTGGACCGCCTGTGTATCCAGCATCAGCTCATTCTGTTAGGATCCCAGTCTTTGACTTACTACCGCAGATACAGTTGGAAGCAGTTCTTTGGGGCATTGGGACTGCACTTGGCGAGCTTCCCCCTTATTTTATATCACGAGCAG CTCGCTTATCAGGAAACAAGTCAAAAGCTGTTAAGGAGCTTGATGTCGCTACTTCCAAAGAAGATGGGACAGTAGCATCCAGTCTTAATCGTACCAAGCGTTGGCTTCTTTCTCACTCTCAACATCTCAACTTCTTCTCTATCTTGATACTTGCTTCG ACACTGTTTATTGTGTCCTTATGCAACAACCAGCTCCTGTATCTTATGGAAAAGGAGTTAATCTGGATATTTGGTCACATTCCTGGGCTTTCTGCTACCCTGCCATCTGTGATTGCCAAACTCAATACTGCCAAGGACAAGTATCTATCACCACCAACACCAGTCTCGCCGTCCTCACAAATGGAG GAGAAACAGTGGAATTTCTCTTTTACATTGGTTTGGAACTCTATAGTGTGGCTTGTGCTTCTCAACTTCTTCATTAAGATAATCACGTCTACAGCACAGGATTATCTCAAAAAGCAGCAGGATATGGAGATGGAATGTATTTCTGATTTCCCGACCCTGGAACAAAACTAA